The following DNA comes from Chitinophagales bacterium.
TTCGCTACATAAAACTAATCCTATTGTTGGATTTTCATCCTCTAATTTTACATCTCTATCATAGTAATGTACATACATTAACATCTGTCCTAAATCCTGATGTTTTAACTCTCCTATTTTTAAGTCAATCAGCAAAAAACACTTTAATATGCGATTATAAAACACTAAATCTATAAAGAAATGCTTGTTATTTATACTTATTCGTTTTTGTCTACCGATAAATGCAAATCCTTTTCCTAATTCTAATAAAAAATATTCTAACTTATCAATAATGGCTGTTTCTAAATCACTTTCTGAATATCTGTTGTCCTCTTTCAGTCCTAAAAACTCTAACACATAAGGTTCTTTAATAATGTCCTTTGGCTTTTCTAAAATTTGTCCTTTTTGATTTAATTTTTTGATACCTTCTTTATCTCGGCTTAGAGCAAGCCTTTGATATAAAGCTGTATCAAATTGTCTATTTAATTCTCGTACCGACCAATTATTGTTTATACTTTCTATTTCATAAAATTTCCGTTCGTTTTCATCCTCTACACGTATAAGACGAATATAGTGTGTCCAACTTAGTTTAAATTCCGAAATCACTGATTTCGTTTTTGAATAAGTTATATAAAACTTACGCATAAGCTCTAAGTAACGAGTTGTAAATCCTTTTTCAAACTCTTTTGTGAGTTCTTTTGACAAATTTGCAATAACTTCTTTCCCATAGTCTGCACGTTTATTGCCTTGCTGTTCTTCTTCCACAATCATACGACCTATTTCATAATAAGTTGTAACCATAACTTGATTCACATTGCGTACAACTTGCTGACGGGCTTGCTGAATCAGTTCTTTAACTGTTAAAAATAATTTTTTGTGTTGTCCTGATAATTCCGACTTCATAATACTATACAAAAGTACGGTTATTATATCATTAATTAAATGAATTTACAAAGGGTCGTACTCATAGTTCCAAATTCAAAAGTTCTAAACACTACCTAAGTTTTATTTCAATCCAAAAACTGCTTGTCTATTTCTTCTAAAGTGTATTTAACAAAAGTTTTTCTGCCACTTGGCGTTTTATATGGATTTTCGCAGGCAAAAAGTTGGTCTATTAAATTTTGCATTTCTTGTTCGCTTAGTTTTTTGCCTTCTTTAATGGCTGCACTATAGGCTAATGACTGTGCCACTTTTTCTCTTTTGCTAAATTTATTTAGCCCAGCACTGTTTTTAAACTGCTCAATAAAATCTTCTATTATCTGCGTTTCATTATTGTAAGAAATATCTGTTGGATAACTGTGTATGACAAAACTGTTGTTTCCAAAATCGCTAATTTCAAAACCGAGATTATTTATGTCGGGTAGTATTTCTTTCATTATAGCGGCATCAGAAGCGTTTAAAGCTATAGTTTGGGGAAATAACTGCTGCTGGCTGGCGACTTTTTCGGTATTTAATATGTGCAAATACCTTTCAAACAAAATACGCTGATGCATAGCATTTTGCTGAAACAAAATAAACCCCGATTTTATAGGAGAAACTATATACTTATTGTGTATTTGATATGGCTTTGTGGTGTTGGCGTTTTCAGTGTTTTTATTTTCTTCTATGGGAAGCTCATTGTGTAGCTTGCCAATTTTTTGTACTAAACTTTGAGCTTGCTCACTTTTATTTATAGCGTATAAATCT
Coding sequences within:
- a CDS encoding DUF1016 domain-containing protein — its product is MKSELSGQHKKLFLTVKELIQQARQQVVRNVNQVMVTTYYEIGRMIVEEEQQGNKRADYGKEVIANLSKELTKEFEKGFTTRYLELMRKFYITYSKTKSVISEFKLSWTHYIRLIRVEDENERKFYEIESINNNWSVRELNRQFDTALYQRLALSRDKEGIKKLNQKGQILEKPKDIIKEPYVLEFLGLKEDNRYSESDLETAIIDKLEYFLLELGKGFAFIGRQKRISINNKHFFIDLVFYNRILKCFLLIDLKIGELKHQDLGQMLMYVHYYDRDVKLEDENPTIGLVLCSENDKTIVEYTLPKDNKQIFASQYKTVLPSKKKLQQIINDSIE